Proteins co-encoded in one Macrobrachium nipponense isolate FS-2020 chromosome 24, ASM1510439v2, whole genome shotgun sequence genomic window:
- the LOC135205692 gene encoding protein mono-ADP-ribosyltransferase PARP12-like isoform X3 yields MHPSREVLYQRSTGCSDRKWRDHHETLGVQNNDEVERLVNHLSKCRQYTCSLENLSIHRNLPESSVKMIAKKYSGVFSLEGKSLILQPRLKVCRAHCGPIGCHEREACCDLHICNRYVMENCQAINCGLGHRWDTGHNHAVLKKLFIASLPGKILQNFLKANQEIPSLGCLIDICQDYNSCGCSHENCPYLHLCASFFTNLVCGRKSECSKCCPYSHDIVNRQCLPILSMNGILVNETPKDIARAIVISNPALSLEKWKPVKRKKMSSESDGESEMVTHTVWSYHLKGDIRIKEICYQSVENRCPLEESGCQRLHSTHHFHWQFSEDNRQWFNLRPAQVLCLEHAFSNPERTSVTLPRLDPAMLDSSLMSLYHVMSRETWSASFHAMKLRSLLSSRELFLRRLQTESVENVKVLKGSTYCWYFLNDHQKWELYGNRSSGEDADFTSNISSEEIEHRYLSKPRGHFLFPDSAPNYILDFSKMIQINMVTKRVCNLLRRPAPHLLEVAMEDLPETWDIMLPETRLLRLTLFRDSPEYKKVKSLLSQKMPPDFFCTRIERIQNPYLWRAFQNKVKAMARNSGSLEAVDIQYLFHEANPDVIKRICLENFDWRLHGSTFGYTFGKGTYFSTEPSPAATTAHANAPQEHQLFIAQVAVGSKAIGTSSLIRPPFNRKTNKLFDSTVDQLPVPKIIVKYDKQEYYPAYLVALQRFSYVINTLPAEE; encoded by the coding sequence ATGCACCCAAGCAGAGAAGTCCTATATCAGAGGTCTACAGGCTGCAGTGACCGGAAGTGGAGAGATCATCATGAGACCCTCGGCGTTCAAAATAACGATGAAGTTGAACGGTTGGTAAATCATCTCTCCAAGTGTCGTCAGTATACCTGTTCCTTGGAAAATCTCTCAATCCACAGAAACCTGCCAGAATCTTCAGTCAAAATGATTGCAAAGAAATACTCGGGTGTTTTCAGTTTGgaaggaaaatcattgatattGCAACCCAGATTAAAAGTATGCAGAGCACACTGTGGTCCAATTGGATGCCACGAAAGAGAGGCGTGCTGTGATTTACACATATGTAACAGGTATGTCATGGAGAACTGTCAAGCTATTAATTGTGGTCTAGGACATAGGTGGGACACTGGTCATAATCATGCTGTTCTGAAAAAGCTGTTCATTGCAAGTCTTCCAGGCAAAATTCTGCAAAACTTTTTGAAAGCAAACCAAGAAATACCAAGCCTAGGATGTCTCATTGACATCTGCCAGGATTACAACAGTTGTGGATGTTCTCATGAGAACTGTCCTTACTTGCACCTCTGCGCTTCCTTCTTTACTAATCTGGTCTGTGGCAGAAAGTCTGAATGCTCAAAATGCTGCCCTTACAGCCATGACATTGTGAATCGTCAGTGTTTGCCAATCCTTTCAATGAATGGAATTTTAGTTAATGAAACACCTAAAGATATAGCTCGAGCAATTGTCATTTCTAATCCAGCTTTATCGCTTGAGAAGTGGAAAcctgttaaaaggaaaaaaatgtcctCTGAAAGTGATGGAGAGTCTGAGATGGTTACTCACACAGTATGGTCCTACCATTTGAAGGGAGATATTCGTATCAAAGAGATCTGTTACCAGTCTGTAGAAAACAGGTGTCCTCTTGAAGAAAGTGGATGTCAGCGTCTCCACTCAACTCATCACTTTCATTGGCAGTTCAGTGAGGACAATCGTCAGTGGTTCAACCTGAGACCAGCGCAAGTGTTGTGTCTGGAACACGCCTTCAGTAACCCAGAAAGAACGTCAGTCACATTACCTCGCCTTGACCCAGCAATGTTAGACTCTTCACTGATGAGCCTCTATCATGTTATGAGCCGGGAAACTTGGTCTGCCAGTTTCCATGCCATGAAACTGAGAAGTTTACTATCATCTCGGGAACTGTTTTTGCGACGCCTGCAAACAGAATCTGTGGAAAATGTGAAGGTTTTAAAAGGGTCAACGTATTGCTGGTACTTTTTAAATGACCATCAGAAGTGGGAGTTGTATGGAAACCGCAGTTCAGGGGAAGATGCCGATTTTACATCTAACATTTCTTCTGAGGAGATAGAGCACCGATACCTGTCAAAGCCCCGTGGACATTTCCTTTTTCCAGATTCTGCACCCAACTACATTTTGGACTTTTCAAAGATGATTCAAATAAATATGGTGACGAAACGAGTTTGCAATCTGCTGCGAAGGCCCGCCCCTCACTTACTGGAAGTGGCGATGGAAGATTTACCAGAAACGTGGGATATTATGCTCCCAGAGACGCGTCTGTTGCGGTTGACCCTATTCCGTGACTCTCCAGAGTACAAGAAAGTCAAGAGTCTTCTCAGTCAGAAAATGCCTCCAGATTTTTTCTGCACTAGGATTGAAAGAATACAGAATCCATACTTATGGAGAGCATTTCAAAACAAAGTCAAGGCAATGGCTAGAAACAGTGGAAGTCTGGAGGCCGTGGACATCCAGTATCTTTTCCACGAGGCAAATCCTGATGTAATAAAGCGCATTTGCTTGGAAAACTTTGACTGGCGTCTTCATGGGTCAACATTTGGATATACTTTTGGAAAAGGCACTTATTTCTCTACTGAACCATCACCTGCAGCAACCACAGCTCACGCCAACGCACCACAAGAACACCAGTTGTTCATTGCCCAGGTTGCTGTTGGGTCAAAGGCCATAGGAACTTCTTCTCTGATCAGACCACCTTTtaacaggaaaacaaataaactttTTGATTCTACAGTGGACCAGCTGCCAGTTCCAAAGATAATTGTCAAGTACGATAAGCAGGAATACTATCCAGCGTACCTTGTTGCACTCCAGAGATTCTCGTACGTGATTAATACCTTGCCAGCAGAGGAGTAA